A genomic stretch from Podospora pseudoanserina strain CBS 124.78 chromosome 3, whole genome shotgun sequence includes:
- a CDS encoding hypothetical protein (EggNog:ENOG503NYHI; COG:O) encodes MPSTKLLRGIAPLVAQPTSAAARRRTTTSLLRLLHQPPSQQPPRRAAHTTTSGLRPRLQPQSWHPTTPSPQQPKRTIFIQTEPTPNANSLKFLPNHPVLPESISTPFVEYLSPRSTISPPYPSPLAANLMNVDGVTSVFYGQDFITVTKSADAVWAHIRPEIFSLITEAITSGQPLVNTSQQSASSPSTAEQEQESGERDSLEYDENDSEVVGMIKELLETRIRPAIQEDGGDIEFRGFENGIVMLKLRGACRTCDSSTVTLKNGIEGMLMHYIEEVQGVEQVLDEEEEIAIKEFAKFEEKLKAQKGAVPESTGKGGLDSVPG; translated from the exons ATGCCATCGACCAAGCTCCTACGAGGCATCGCGCCCCTAGTAGCGCAACCCACCTCGGCCGCCGCCCGCCGCCGAACAACCAcatccctcctccgtctcctgcaccaaccaccatcacaacaacctccccgccgagcagcccacaccaccacctccggccTCCGCCCccgtctccaaccccaatcatggcacccaacaacaccctctccccagcaACCTAAGCgcaccatcttcatccaaaccgaaccaacccccaacgccaactccctcaaattcctccccaaccaccccgtcctccccgagtccatctccacccccttcgtAGAATACCTCTCCCCCcgctccaccatctcccctccatacccttcccccctcgcCGCAAACCTCATGAACGTCGACGGCGTCACCTCGGTCTTTTACGGCCAAGACTTTATAACAGTCACCAAATCCGCCGACGCCGTCTGGGCCCACATCCGCCCCGAgatcttctccctcatcaccgaaGCCATCACCTCCGGCCAGCCCCTTGTCAACACCTCCCAGCAAtctgcctcctccccgtccacAGCAGAGCAAGAGCAGGAATCCGGGGAAAGGGACAGTCTAGAATACGACGAAAACGACAGTGAAGTCGTTGGCATGATCAAGGAGCTCTTGGAAACGAGGATCCGCCCAGCGATTcaggaagatggaggggatATCGAATTCAGGGGTTTTGAGAATGGCATCGTCATGTTGAAACTCAGGGGCGCGTGCAGGACTTGTGATTCGAGCACGGTTACGCTCAAGAATGGGATTGAGGGCATGTTGATGCATTAT ATTGAGGAAGTTCAGGGCGTGGAACAGGTGcttgacgaagaggaggaaatcgccatcaaggagtttgccaagtttgaggagaagctcaaggcgcaAAAGGGAGCTGTTCCCGAGTCGACTGGGAAGGGTGGGTTGGATAGTGTGCCTGGTTAA